From a single Sulfolobus sp. E5-1-F genomic region:
- a CDS encoding DUF2192 domain-containing protein, with the protein MVKEIYRERIKVLTDIWSLLMQSWESLSREDVIEIVKNAYTKKNLKPFRGFNADGLYEKELISLFVVGKYGLGLFEDNKEIFDKLLSREEDYDKISKLIINGNVNEAFEKSGNNKEVLARALRTTFTKIIFSFESEDKMYKSLRNLNSSEKDEIKHTSRSFSRFYTAFKLAEGIAEGIVRDRLTYIATKKAIAISIGIEYPLPKANYVALIAKEVFNVNKKILNKVLGIKV; encoded by the coding sequence ATGGTAAAGGAAATTTACAGAGAGAGGATAAAAGTACTTACTGACATTTGGAGTTTATTAATGCAAAGTTGGGAATCATTGAGTCGAGAAGATGTTATTGAAATCGTTAAAAATGCTTACACTAAGAAAAATCTTAAGCCTTTTAGAGGGTTTAATGCGGATGGATTATATGAGAAGGAGCTAATAAGCTTGTTTGTGGTAGGAAAATATGGACTAGGTCTTTTTGAAGATAATAAAGAAATATTTGATAAATTATTATCTAGAGAGGAAGACTACGATAAGATCTCAAAGTTAATCATAAATGGAAATGTAAATGAAGCCTTTGAGAAGTCTGGTAATAACAAAGAGGTATTAGCTAGAGCATTAAGAACAACATTTACCAAAATAATATTTTCTTTTGAATCAGAAGATAAAATGTATAAATCACTAAGAAATCTAAACAGTTCAGAAAAGGACGAAATAAAGCATACTTCAAGAAGTTTCTCAAGATTTTATACTGCATTTAAGCTCGCAGAAGGTATAGCTGAGGGAATAGTGAGGGATAGGCTAACTTATATTGCTACTAAAAAGGCTATAGCTATATCAATAGGTATTGAGTATCCTTTACCAAAAGCTAATTATGTCGCGTTAATAGCTAAAGAGGTATTTAACGTAAATAAGAAGATTTTGAATAAGGTTTTAGGTATAAAGGTATAA
- a CDS encoding helix-turn-helix domain-containing protein has product MEKAIHNLGKDARLHIIHILLQNRSKKELAEELGITPAAITKYLKGTTHPSDEIIEKCIEIANEEEYYEIVKIIINDISEALLELLGNVNIENILENENVQKLKKLLDKAFDKVLSTSSRFV; this is encoded by the coding sequence ATGGAAAAGGCAATTCATAATCTGGGGAAAGATGCTAGACTACACATTATCCACATTCTTTTGCAAAACAGAAGCAAAAAAGAACTTGCTGAGGAGCTTGGTATAACTCCAGCAGCAATTACTAAATACTTAAAGGGAACTACGCATCCGAGTGATGAAATAATAGAGAAGTGTATTGAAATTGCTAATGAGGAGGAATATTATGAGATAGTTAAAATAATAATCAATGATATAAGTGAGGCTTTATTAGAACTATTAGGAAACGTAAATATAGAAAACATATTGGAAAATGAAAATGTACAGAAACTTAAAAAATTACTTGACAAAGCATTTGATAAAGTGTTATCAACTTCTTCTAGGTTCGTATAG
- a CDS encoding zinc-binding alcohol dehydrogenase family protein, producing the protein MKAVVFNLGITINDVPEKQVNRDYVLLKPKRVLVNGLENSIYVGLLWIEPTRILGSTGIGRVESVGLDIDKSLEGKLVLVLPYSQTYGGIGTEIDGILAEKATVPLDSIVILPQSNFNEKYVLYPYVSFALQLPKYINSGNTLIIGSGLYGIISALYLRDIVSKVAVYREDGINPHIVGVEEIRHLSQEWDNIIITTFRSWIRAFVDDISKSNTKIIMPKLMNTWPIVSSTKAIFIPPKEVDGVLEFIDKKITDKLFNEIVSFSNDLLASFPSPKAGVIINVEEVFK; encoded by the coding sequence ATGAAAGCTGTGGTATTTAATTTAGGTATTACAATAAATGATGTTCCAGAAAAACAAGTTAATAGAGATTATGTATTATTAAAGCCAAAAAGAGTGTTAGTAAATGGATTAGAAAACTCAATATATGTAGGGTTATTATGGATAGAACCAACTAGAATACTAGGTTCAACTGGAATAGGTAGAGTTGAAAGCGTTGGATTAGATATTGACAAGAGTTTAGAAGGAAAATTAGTTCTCGTCTTACCATATTCTCAGACGTACGGAGGGATTGGGACTGAGATAGATGGTATTTTGGCAGAAAAGGCTACCGTACCTTTAGACAGTATAGTAATCCTTCCTCAATCTAATTTCAATGAGAAATATGTACTTTATCCTTACGTGAGTTTTGCATTACAATTACCTAAATATATTAACAGTGGCAATACCCTAATAATAGGTAGTGGACTTTACGGAATAATCTCCGCCCTTTATTTAAGAGATATAGTCAGTAAAGTTGCTGTATATAGAGAGGATGGGATTAATCCACATATAGTAGGGGTTGAGGAGATTCGACATCTTTCTCAAGAGTGGGATAATATAATAATTACAACCTTTAGGTCTTGGATCAGAGCTTTCGTAGACGACATTTCTAAATCAAATACTAAGATAATAATGCCTAAGTTGATGAATACATGGCCAATAGTTTCATCTACCAAAGCGATATTTATTCCTCCTAAAGAAGTTGATGGTGTTCTTGAATTTATAGACAAAAAAATCACCGATAAATTATTTAACGAGATTGTATCATTTTCCAATGATCTTTTGGCTTCTTTTCCATCACCAAAGGCTGGGGTAATAATAAATGTTGAAGAAGTTTTTAAGTAG
- a CDS encoding PLP-dependent aminotransferase family protein: MFERFLSNETKYLRTSEIRDLLKLTEGRNVISLAGGLPDPQTFPVEEIKKIVDDVLLNSADKALQYTATSGISEFRKELVNLSRLRGIGGIDERNIFVTVGSQESLFMLFNILIDPADNVIVEAPTYLAALNAMRTRKPNFISVTVTERGPDLDELERKIRNTHNDGKKIKLMYVIPTAQNPAGTTISTEDRKRLLEIASKYDFLIFEDDAYGFLVFEGESPPPIKAFDKEGRVIYTSTFSKILAPGLRLGWVVAHEDFIREMELYKQNVDLHTPSLSQYIAMEAIRRGIIQNNLPKIRRVYKEKRDIMLEAIETYFPKDARWTKPVGGMFVFAWLPQKIDTTKMLEKALQRGVAYVPGSSFYADYSGKNTMRINFSFPKREEIVEGIKRLGDTIKQELST, translated from the coding sequence ATGTTTGAGAGATTTTTATCCAACGAAACCAAGTATTTACGCACATCAGAAATAAGAGATTTATTAAAGTTAACCGAAGGTAGAAATGTAATTAGCCTTGCGGGCGGTTTACCTGATCCTCAGACTTTTCCGGTAGAAGAGATCAAAAAAATAGTAGATGATGTTTTATTGAATAGTGCTGATAAAGCATTACAATATACTGCAACTTCTGGAATATCTGAATTTAGAAAAGAACTAGTGAACTTATCTCGATTAAGGGGAATTGGTGGAATAGACGAAAGAAATATATTTGTCACGGTAGGAAGCCAAGAATCACTTTTCATGCTATTTAATATATTAATAGATCCTGCAGACAATGTGATAGTCGAAGCACCAACTTATTTAGCTGCTTTAAATGCAATGCGAACCAGAAAACCGAATTTCATATCGGTCACCGTAACGGAAAGAGGACCAGATCTGGATGAGTTAGAAAGAAAAATAAGAAATACACATAACGATGGTAAAAAAATCAAGTTAATGTATGTAATACCAACAGCCCAGAATCCAGCAGGTACGACAATAAGTACAGAAGATAGGAAAAGACTCTTGGAAATTGCATCAAAATATGATTTCCTAATTTTTGAGGACGATGCTTATGGGTTTTTAGTGTTCGAGGGAGAGAGTCCTCCACCAATTAAGGCCTTTGACAAAGAAGGAAGAGTAATTTATACTAGCACATTTAGTAAGATACTTGCACCAGGTTTAAGATTAGGATGGGTAGTTGCTCATGAAGATTTCATTAGGGAAATGGAATTATACAAACAAAATGTTGATTTACATACACCTTCATTATCACAATATATCGCAATGGAGGCTATAAGGAGAGGTATAATTCAAAATAATTTACCTAAGATAAGGAGAGTATATAAGGAAAAGAGAGACATAATGTTAGAGGCTATCGAAACTTATTTCCCCAAGGATGCTAGGTGGACAAAGCCAGTCGGTGGAATGTTTGTATTTGCTTGGCTACCACAAAAAATAGATACCACTAAGATGCTAGAAAAAGCTTTACAAAGAGGTGTAGCTTATGTACCGGGTTCTAGCTTTTATGCCGACTATAGCGGAAAGAACACCATGAGGATAAATTTCAGTTTTCCTAAGAGAGAAGAGATAGTAGAGGGAATTAAGAGATTAGGAGATACAATAAAACAAGAGCTCTCTACTTAA
- a CDS encoding nicotinamide mononucleotide deamidase-related protein: MDYWLAEIITIGNEVLSGKTVNTNASHIGRRLTSLGFTVRRITVIMDDADEIASAFREAIDRRPKVIISSGGLGPTWDDKTAEGLAKALGVDLELNKTAFNMILEKYTKRNIPLTEERKKMAYMPYGAIPVENNEGIAPGIYIYHNNIDILAVPGVPREMENVLENFINKMLRNKPNLKYLEDFIYVENVMESALAPYVKELVKKYDIYIKTHPKSYELSRPILEIQIAGSGREEEEIKAKIEKVKNELVDVIKKLNGIIRNSL, from the coding sequence ATGGATTATTGGTTAGCGGAAATTATAACTATAGGTAATGAAGTATTAAGTGGAAAGACTGTAAATACTAATGCTTCACATATCGGTCGTAGACTTACATCATTAGGGTTCACCGTGAGAAGAATAACTGTAATTATGGATGATGCAGACGAAATTGCATCAGCCTTCAGAGAGGCAATAGATAGGAGGCCGAAAGTCATAATATCTTCTGGTGGTCTTGGGCCTACATGGGATGACAAGACAGCGGAAGGGCTGGCGAAGGCATTGGGAGTTGATTTGGAGTTAAATAAAACAGCCTTTAATATGATTCTGGAAAAGTATACCAAAAGAAATATTCCTCTTACGGAAGAGAGGAAGAAAATGGCTTATATGCCGTATGGCGCTATTCCCGTTGAAAATAATGAGGGAATAGCTCCTGGGATTTATATTTATCACAATAACATTGATATATTAGCTGTACCAGGTGTACCTAGAGAGATGGAAAACGTATTAGAGAATTTTATAAACAAAATGCTAAGGAATAAGCCTAATTTGAAATATCTGGAGGACTTCATATACGTTGAGAACGTGATGGAATCTGCATTGGCACCATATGTTAAGGAACTGGTGAAAAAATATGATATTTATATAAAAACACATCCAAAAAGTTATGAGTTGTCACGCCCTATACTAGAAATACAGATAGCGGGAAGCGGGAGAGAGGAGGAAGAAATTAAAGCAAAAATAGAAAAAGTAAAAAATGAATTAGTAGATGTTATAAAGAAATTAAACGGAATTATAAGAAATTCTTTATGA
- a CDS encoding alpha/beta fold hydrolase: MPFIITNDIRLYYEVRGNGKPLVLIHHLAGSYKSWKFVIPKLTLDSTVVAYDLRGHGRSSAPNSPYSIEDHSSDLRSLLVQLGIEKPILVGHSIGSLIAIDYALKYPVEKLILVGALYKAPSPEVYEKYVRIAVNFGLRALAEYRRLHKEFADTLVSNYHAWNSLLEVYEETTPIGYKNAVEGLLKAKDYSDELKKINVNTLLVYGSYDGLITNINVFKNNMKNVELKTIEGYGHFLNFENPSLLSDIIKNFL, from the coding sequence ATTCCCTTTATAATTACAAATGATATTCGGCTATATTATGAAGTAAGAGGGAATGGAAAACCGCTTGTACTAATCCACCATTTAGCAGGAAGCTATAAGAGCTGGAAATTTGTTATTCCAAAATTGACATTAGATAGTACTGTAGTTGCCTACGACTTAAGAGGACATGGCAGATCTTCAGCTCCAAATTCGCCTTATAGTATCGAAGATCACTCCAGTGATTTAAGAAGTTTATTAGTTCAACTAGGTATAGAAAAACCAATATTAGTAGGACATTCAATAGGTTCTTTAATTGCAATAGACTATGCTTTAAAATATCCAGTGGAGAAATTAATATTAGTTGGTGCTTTATATAAAGCACCATCCCCAGAAGTTTATGAGAAGTATGTAAGAATAGCAGTGAATTTCGGATTAAGAGCCTTAGCAGAATATAGAAGATTACATAAAGAGTTTGCAGATACATTAGTAAGTAACTATCATGCATGGAATTCTCTTTTAGAAGTATATGAAGAAACAACGCCAATAGGTTATAAAAACGCAGTAGAAGGGTTATTGAAGGCAAAAGACTATTCAGACGAACTCAAGAAAATAAACGTTAACACTCTTCTAGTGTACGGATCTTATGACGGATTAATAACAAATATAAATGTATTTAAGAATAACATGAAAAATGTGGAATTGAAAACTATAGAAGGCTATGGTCACTTTCTTAATTTCGAGAATCCGTCATTGTTATCTGATATCATAAAGAATTTCTTATAA
- the pheT gene encoding phenylalanine--tRNA ligase subunit beta, producing MVTIILNKYKLLDKIRIGQQKLEDLLFNLKSEVKPIDESNIEIEINADRLDLLSSDGIARAIKGLLEKELGEAKYNVIDTEYTLIVDHVRTRPYALAAVVYNAKIDLEELIQFQEKLHGTIGRKRKKVAIGIHDLRKVDTKTIEYKEVPLSYKFIPLYGNKELTISEILDKTEQGKLYGNISIANGVSPAIVQENGEVLSIPPIINSNKTKLDESTEDFFIDVTGTSFEAVAQTLDIIVSNLAEAGGTIGRVKVLKSTNSSQSSSPLLIHKIQNVREDYVKRVLGIKISEEEICKHIMRMRMNCDIENGVIRVTVPQYRVDILNEIDVVEDIAMSIGYNNLEPNKYISINYGSYDYITLVERKIRELGIGAGFVEIFNFVLIKDRKLLSNEYVKILNPITEEYNAVRDSLIPVILDFLSKNQHAKFPIRVFETGDVVIYDSSTDTGFRNDKRATYAIMDNEVSYEDIQAPIHYILKSLGLEVTYKEENNNIFIEGRSASIVYENEKMGIIGEVNPDILIKFGIEYPTVIAELCISQIAKKLHNQR from the coding sequence ATGGTAACTATAATATTAAATAAATATAAATTATTAGATAAAATACGTATTGGTCAACAGAAACTAGAGGATCTATTGTTTAACTTAAAATCAGAAGTGAAACCTATCGATGAAAGTAATATTGAAATAGAAATAAACGCTGATCGACTAGATCTACTTTCCTCTGATGGAATAGCTAGAGCGATCAAAGGTTTATTAGAAAAAGAGCTAGGCGAAGCAAAATATAATGTTATAGATACGGAATATACTCTGATTGTCGATCATGTTAGAACAAGGCCTTATGCATTAGCTGCTGTAGTCTATAACGCTAAAATAGACCTTGAAGAATTGATACAGTTTCAAGAAAAACTTCATGGTACTATAGGAAGAAAGAGAAAAAAGGTAGCAATAGGTATACATGATCTAAGGAAAGTAGATACGAAGACGATAGAATATAAGGAAGTTCCTCTTTCCTATAAATTTATTCCATTGTATGGAAATAAAGAACTCACAATTAGCGAGATATTAGATAAAACTGAGCAAGGAAAACTTTATGGAAATATCTCAATAGCTAATGGAGTATCCCCAGCTATAGTCCAAGAAAATGGAGAAGTATTGAGTATACCTCCAATAATCAACTCTAATAAAACCAAACTGGATGAAAGCACAGAGGATTTCTTTATAGATGTAACTGGAACTTCATTTGAAGCCGTTGCACAAACTCTGGATATAATTGTTTCAAACTTAGCAGAAGCAGGAGGGACTATAGGAAGAGTAAAAGTTTTAAAATCTACTAATTCTTCTCAATCATCCTCTCCCTTGCTTATACATAAGATTCAGAACGTTAGAGAGGACTATGTAAAGAGAGTTTTAGGAATTAAAATTAGTGAAGAAGAGATATGTAAACATATTATGAGGATGAGAATGAATTGCGACATAGAAAACGGAGTTATAAGAGTAACTGTGCCTCAATATAGGGTAGATATTCTAAATGAAATTGACGTAGTAGAGGATATTGCAATGAGTATCGGTTATAATAACCTAGAACCTAATAAGTATATTTCAATTAATTACGGTTCTTATGATTACATAACATTGGTAGAAAGGAAAATAAGAGAACTAGGTATCGGAGCAGGATTTGTAGAAATATTTAACTTCGTATTGATTAAAGATAGAAAGCTACTCAGTAATGAATATGTAAAAATTCTCAATCCTATTACTGAGGAATATAATGCAGTAAGGGATTCGCTAATTCCGGTAATATTAGATTTCCTATCTAAAAATCAACATGCGAAATTCCCTATTAGAGTTTTTGAGACTGGAGATGTGGTAATTTATGACTCTTCTACAGATACAGGATTTAGAAATGATAAAAGAGCTACGTATGCAATAATGGACAACGAGGTAAGCTATGAGGACATACAAGCACCAATCCATTACATTCTAAAATCCTTAGGCTTGGAAGTAACTTATAAGGAAGAAAATAATAACATTTTCATCGAAGGGCGTTCAGCGTCTATAGTTTATGAGAACGAAAAAATGGGAATAATAGGTGAAGTTAACCCTGACATATTAATAAAATTTGGTATCGAATATCCTACAGTAATTGCTGAATTATGTATTTCACAAATAGCTAAAAAACTTCACAATCAAAGATAA
- a CDS encoding phenylalanine--tRNA ligase subunit alpha translates to MLSENEAKILFFLRDLKRATSLEIATKIGIPESSVLSLIELLREKGYVKTEIKSEKYYILTEEGRKRKESGLPEDILINTLNGQEKDLNEIKNILDEDFNIAISWARRKGLIEIKEGKVIPKVKTYTSPEYLALSNLEKADTNTINLLKKRGLIEEKERKVVNIELIKEPKEFEVGISNLNREMIVSGEWKKYKLRKYNVEAFPPYYTISKKHYFKEFLEKVKDIMISLGFKEINTGYIEMEFYNFDLLFQPQDHPAREIHDSFSVEGLGKIEDKELLNNVKEIHEKFWKYEWKQDITLRLMLRSQTTATTARLLASRPKAPQKVFTLGKVFRPDAIDATHLIEFHQLDGVVIDDNFTFRDLLGVLKEIFYRLGIKEIKFKPAYFPFTEPSVEVYGYLEKLGWVEMCGAGLLRPEILSSVGIHSMAGAWGIGIERLAMSFLNISDIRLLYSNNIEYIRDVKVKIE, encoded by the coding sequence ATGTTAAGTGAGAACGAAGCTAAGATATTATTTTTTTTAAGGGATCTTAAAAGAGCAACTTCTCTAGAAATTGCGACAAAAATAGGTATTCCAGAAAGTTCGGTATTAAGTTTAATCGAGCTACTGAGAGAAAAGGGGTATGTAAAAACAGAGATAAAATCTGAAAAATACTACATATTGACTGAAGAGGGAAGGAAAAGAAAGGAAAGCGGATTGCCCGAAGACATTTTAATAAATACATTAAATGGACAAGAAAAAGATCTAAACGAGATAAAAAATATTCTTGATGAGGACTTTAATATTGCAATCAGTTGGGCAAGGAGAAAAGGATTAATAGAGATAAAAGAAGGAAAAGTAATACCTAAAGTAAAAACTTACACGTCACCTGAGTATCTTGCTCTGTCAAATCTCGAAAAAGCTGATACTAATACAATAAACTTGCTTAAAAAAAGGGGGCTCATAGAAGAAAAGGAAAGGAAAGTAGTAAACATAGAGTTAATAAAAGAACCTAAAGAGTTTGAGGTAGGGATTTCAAATCTTAATAGAGAAATGATAGTTAGTGGAGAGTGGAAAAAGTATAAACTTAGAAAGTATAATGTAGAAGCATTTCCTCCCTATTATACTATTAGTAAAAAACACTATTTTAAAGAATTCCTAGAAAAAGTTAAGGATATTATGATTAGCTTAGGATTTAAAGAGATTAATACAGGTTATATTGAAATGGAATTTTATAATTTTGACCTTCTATTCCAACCGCAAGATCATCCCGCCAGGGAAATTCACGATAGCTTTTCAGTAGAAGGTTTGGGAAAAATAGAGGATAAAGAGTTGTTAAATAATGTAAAGGAGATTCACGAGAAATTCTGGAAGTATGAGTGGAAACAAGATATTACGCTAAGGTTAATGTTAAGAAGTCAAACTACTGCAACTACTGCGAGGCTCCTAGCCTCAAGACCAAAGGCTCCTCAAAAAGTGTTTACTTTAGGTAAAGTCTTCAGACCAGATGCAATAGACGCGACTCATTTGATAGAGTTTCACCAATTAGATGGTGTAGTTATAGATGATAATTTCACGTTTAGAGACTTATTAGGTGTTCTGAAGGAAATATTTTATAGGTTAGGAATTAAAGAAATTAAATTTAAACCAGCATACTTCCCATTTACAGAACCTAGCGTAGAAGTTTACGGATATCTAGAAAAATTAGGCTGGGTGGAGATGTGTGGAGCCGGACTGTTAAGGCCAGAAATATTAAGTTCGGTTGGAATACACAGCATGGCTGGAGCCTGGGGAATCGGAATTGAAAGGCTTGCTATGAGTTTTCTGAACATTAGTGATATTAGACTACTTTACTCGAATAATATAGAATATATAAGAGATGTAAAAGTGAAAATAGAGTGA
- a CDS encoding metal-dependent hydrolase, whose protein sequence is MAQLRWLGHAATLLTFGNKNIIIDPMIKNNPLSPVKIDYFKNNLDIIIVTHDHYDHLGDTVELLKMNPKAKLYATYDLEAYLAETYKISEESIIPANVGGFVEVDGIKLALTKAVHSSTHSDPTGAIVSAEGITVYHAGDTGLFEDMKLIGEVFKPDYALLPIGGRFTMDPYQASISVEFIKPKKGVIPIHYNTWDLIKVDVNDFVKLVKTKGYNPIVLQPGQTITL, encoded by the coding sequence ATGGCACAGTTAAGATGGTTAGGCCATGCTGCAACCTTGTTAACATTTGGAAATAAGAATATAATAATAGACCCGATGATAAAGAATAACCCATTAAGCCCGGTAAAAATAGACTATTTTAAAAATAATTTGGACATTATAATTGTAACTCATGACCACTACGATCACTTAGGAGATACTGTAGAGTTATTAAAAATGAATCCTAAAGCAAAACTCTATGCAACTTACGATCTAGAAGCATATTTGGCAGAGACCTACAAGATATCCGAGGAAAGCATTATACCAGCTAATGTAGGGGGATTTGTAGAAGTGGATGGAATAAAGCTAGCATTAACTAAAGCTGTACATTCAAGCACACATAGCGATCCAACTGGTGCAATAGTATCTGCAGAAGGAATTACCGTATATCATGCAGGGGATACTGGATTATTTGAGGATATGAAATTAATTGGAGAAGTATTTAAGCCTGATTACGCACTATTACCTATTGGCGGAAGATTCACGATGGATCCTTATCAAGCATCAATAAGCGTCGAGTTTATTAAGCCCAAAAAAGGCGTAATACCAATACACTATAATACTTGGGATTTAATTAAAGTTGACGTAAATGACTTCGTTAAACTAGTTAAAACTAAAGGATATAATCCCATAGTGCTACAGCCCGGTCAAACTATAACGTTGTGA
- the map gene encoding type II methionyl aminopeptidase: MTEDELNKLLLAGKIAAKARDEVSLNIKANAKVLDICEEVENIIIENKAFPSFPCNISINSEAAHYSPVINDEKRIPEGAVVKLDLGAHIDGYISDTATTISLDAKYQRLLDASKAALEAAIANFKAGLSVGEIGKVIERMIRAQGYKPIRNLGGHLIRRYELHAGVFIPNVHERGFGVIQSDSVYAIEPFATDGGGEVIEGKDVTIYSLKNPNVKGLSAKENELLNFIYTHFNYLPFSERWLKEFSTNVDELRNNIKNLVKKGGLRGYPILLEIKKGVVSQFEHTVIVKGNSIIVSTKSL, translated from the coding sequence ATGACTGAGGACGAACTTAATAAGCTCTTATTAGCAGGGAAAATTGCAGCTAAGGCAAGAGATGAGGTTTCCTTAAACATTAAAGCGAATGCAAAAGTTTTAGATATTTGTGAAGAGGTCGAGAATATAATAATCGAAAATAAGGCGTTTCCATCGTTCCCATGCAATATATCCATTAATTCAGAAGCAGCTCATTATAGTCCAGTTATAAACGATGAAAAGAGAATCCCAGAAGGTGCAGTAGTTAAGTTAGATTTAGGAGCTCATATTGATGGATATATTAGTGATACCGCCACTACAATCAGTTTAGATGCTAAGTATCAAAGGTTGTTAGACGCTTCTAAAGCCGCTCTTGAAGCTGCAATTGCCAATTTTAAGGCTGGATTAAGTGTAGGTGAGATAGGTAAAGTTATTGAAAGAATGATAAGAGCTCAAGGCTATAAGCCGATAAGGAACCTAGGGGGACATCTTATAAGGCGCTATGAACTTCACGCCGGCGTCTTTATACCCAATGTCCATGAAAGGGGATTTGGAGTTATACAATCTGATTCTGTTTACGCTATAGAACCATTCGCTACCGATGGTGGTGGTGAGGTAATAGAAGGAAAAGATGTTACGATATATTCTTTAAAAAATCCTAATGTAAAAGGCCTTTCTGCCAAGGAGAATGAACTTCTAAATTTTATATACACGCATTTCAATTATCTGCCATTTTCAGAGAGATGGCTTAAGGAATTTTCTACAAATGTCGACGAATTAAGAAATAATATAAAAAATTTAGTTAAAAAAGGTGGATTAAGGGGATATCCTATCTTACTTGAGATAAAAAAAGGCGTTGTTTCCCAGTTTGAACACACTGTTATAGTCAAGGGTAATTCAATTATAGTATCTACAAAGTCCCTTTGA
- a CDS encoding DUF1512 domain-containing protein yields MSLIALAQTSLNQASSLYYVLTYVLFFVLLFLLYLPGVNTRLTVSMLARGIEGQLSMIEKYLNESKSKMEQLLKERGVQDPKPFIERVSEMFIIDPVNVEPTDIISRMRLLLRSGEDKIRDLITLMVPNIDNVNRSKLEVSAEVVNSLNLIYKIVRHYLILAKKLNSVVLLYQLQFVVPQLVKISEAYSKAMNTFIRGIPVGDSLGPLVAAYLFMKADKKWNPSRDTVAGEVEFEGRKLVVIKAEGPMATVGRPGEAVENAVEEYKGKVTRIITVDAALKLEGENTGAIAEGTGVAMGDPGPEKISIERVAVKYNIPIDAVIVKMSMEEAITEMRKEIYQAASKALELVKKIILERTKPGDVVVVVGVGNTAGVAQ; encoded by the coding sequence ATGAGTTTAATTGCTTTAGCACAAACATCTTTAAATCAAGCAAGTTCTCTTTACTACGTTTTAACGTATGTACTATTCTTTGTTTTATTATTTCTACTATATTTACCTGGTGTTAATACAAGGCTAACTGTATCGATGCTAGCTAGAGGTATAGAAGGTCAGCTAAGTATGATTGAAAAATACTTGAATGAGTCCAAGAGTAAAATGGAGCAGCTATTAAAAGAAAGAGGTGTTCAAGATCCAAAACCATTTATTGAAAGAGTGTCTGAAATGTTTATAATAGATCCAGTAAATGTAGAGCCAACGGATATAATAAGTAGAATGAGATTACTACTTAGAAGTGGAGAAGATAAGATAAGAGACCTTATAACGCTTATGGTTCCAAATATAGACAATGTTAATAGAAGTAAATTGGAAGTCTCTGCAGAAGTAGTGAATTCGTTAAATCTAATATACAAAATAGTAAGGCATTACTTAATTTTAGCTAAAAAGCTAAATAGTGTGGTTCTCCTATATCAATTACAGTTTGTTGTTCCACAACTTGTCAAGATATCCGAAGCATACTCAAAGGCCATGAATACTTTCATAAGAGGAATACCAGTAGGGGATTCATTAGGTCCGTTAGTGGCGGCTTATCTATTTATGAAGGCTGATAAAAAATGGAATCCTAGTAGAGATACTGTTGCAGGAGAGGTAGAATTTGAAGGTAGAAAATTAGTTGTAATAAAGGCTGAGGGTCCAATGGCTACAGTAGGAAGACCTGGAGAGGCGGTGGAGAATGCTGTAGAGGAGTATAAAGGTAAAGTTACAAGAATCATAACCGTAGACGCTGCGTTGAAATTAGAAGGGGAAAACACTGGGGCTATAGCTGAAGGTACTGGAGTTGCAATGGGTGATCCGGGTCCAGAAAAGATAAGCATAGAGAGGGTTGCCGTAAAATATAACATACCGATAGATGCAGTAATAGTGAAGATGAGTATGGAGGAAGCAATTACCGAGATGAGGAAGGAAATTTATCAGGCTGCATCTAAGGCATTAGAATTAGTAAAGAAGATAATTCTAGAAAGAACTAAACCTGGAGATGTGGTGGTGGTAGTAGGAGTGGGGAATACAGCAGGGGTGGCTCAGTAA